The Methanocellales archaeon genome includes the window CATATTTCTTTTTATCAAGATGGCCGACATCTGAAAATTTATTTTTTTTATTTTGAATATCACCATCTAAACAGTAAAAATCTAGCCCTTCCTTGGCTCGAACAGCCAACACCCACTGCTCGCCGTTTTTTGTAAGAGCAACAGCAGATGCGATATTTCCATCTCCCTGTCGTTCAATGAGCAGATGGTTCAACTCAAATACCGAAGATTCATTGCCAATATCAAAGAATCGTATATTTGATCGATCGCCATGAGTTGTTGCTTGACCGTATATATATTGCTCATTGCCGATAGCGAGAATATTTTCAGCAACCTGAATTCCACCAGGGTGCGTCATTGTCGTTTCAATAGGCCAATAATCTTTACCGGCATTACATTTACATCCTTTCCCATTCTTAATTAAATAAAAATAACTTGGGTTATTCTTGACACTGCCTGTTATGACATAATTTTGACTACCATCACACTGAAAAACCCCTTGTTGATGGGCGATCAAATCAGCAGCTTCACCTGAGCCATGCGCGCGCTTAATATCCGTCAACTTAAATTTACTCCCTTTCGTGTAGGCCCCACTGTCTTTATCATACTTGTGTTTTAATGAGTCAATGGCACCAATGATTTCTTTAAAAAACCTCTTTCGGCCCGATTCGGTCATTCAAAATTATAAATAGATAAAGCAAGAACTGTTTGCATAAAGGTCGTTTTAATGCATTTTGTTAATCATTAGCTACAGGACTAAGTTTTCTTTTTTTGTTAATCAAATAACATAATTGAGTAATAATTGAATTAGAAACCCAATCACACATAATTATATTTAGGTCTTTATCTACCCAGTCATTAACTACCCATGATTCAACGTTTGGCGTGACTTGATTTCCCAATTCTTCCAGACTCTTAGGAAGTCCTCCGCTTATGGCATTCAAGTACATATTGTTATTAGGAGTTACTACTCCTTGTAAAACAAACAATTTATCTGTGCCAGGCATTTCATTAGAAACAATATCTTTCAGCTTAGTTTTTAACGCGTCAGTACTTGATGCCTTGGGCCATATATTTGACATAAAATCGTTTGCTGACCAAATGGCTGTTTCATTATTGTAAATTGTTTCATAGGCATCTTTAAAAATTGTTCCGTCTTCTGGAGATAATGTTTTTTCAACTTTATGGTCTTTATCAAAGAGGATAAGTACCTGGCTACCATTATCCCAGAGCCGTTGAAGTGTAAGATTTTCAATTTTTTCTCCAAAAGTAGATCTTTCAATAATTTTTGAACCAAGTTTGGACTTTATCTGCGTGATCAAGTCATTGTAAAAATCAGTGGCATCTTCTTGCTTATGATAAAAATGCTGAAAATTCAGAATGATTATTTCTTTGGGGTTGCTGCTAATAAATTGTTTAATATCGTCTAAAATTGAGGACGGAGGAGTGACGCCGACCGAATGGCAAACAATCGGACTTCCAACTACATTGTTAATACTCAGATCTTTAATCACTAATCCAGAGTAGTAACCATCACTTATTCTAATATCAAAATACCTTCTACCGGAGTTAAGCTGAGACAAAATTGAGTTGCTTTGAGCCTTTGCCCATTGGCTTGCAATCCCCACATTACTGGCAAAAACTAATATCTGATTATCTGCATCTAAGCATAGATAGGAAGATGGAGTAATTTCATACGTTCCGCTATCATGAGATCCCGGGATGACGATTTTCCTTAAATTTGTACTTCCTTGTAAGTTGGACATCCAGTTTTTAGGGTCAAATCCATAATCGTTTAATCGTGTATGAAACGTAACAGTTTGATCATGACCTGTTGGATTCGAAGGATCTAGATAATAACTCGAAAACCAATCGGGAATTGACCCCATCTCATACGAACTCGATGTGTGACCAAATGGATGATCCCAATAAAAAACCAAATCAACAGAAATCTCAGATGTTAAATTCAATCTATAGGTAACAGATCCTTTGGGGCCTATTTTGGCTCCCGTCTTATTTCCAACTTTAAAAGTTTTTGTTTCTCCCACACCAATATTAGATGGTGGGTCTTCGTTAAATTTACCGTGCTCTATATTATGGGATACATAACTCAGAGCGTATCCTGTTTCGTTAGCGATGTTTATCGTAGCATTTCTTCCCATGATCTATAGCTCCTAAATTGATTCAACAGTAAATGTTATACTTTGATTATGACCTGTTGGGTGGTTCGGAGACAAAGTTGATTTAATTTTACCTTCCGGCTCGGAATAACAGGTATAGGTACTAGTTGATGCTGAGAAGGGATGATCCCATGTAATAACAATTCTAAGATTATTACCCATTGAATAAGAGATAGAACCTTTTGGGCCTATTTTGGCTCCCGTACGATTTCCAACCTCAAAAACTCCCATTTTATCTTTTGGTATTTCAGAGGGAGGGTTTTGGTTGAACTTACCATGTTCTATGTTTGTCTTTAAGTCATCCCAATCATAGCCTGAAAGATTTTCCATTGTAATAGTTGCATTTCGTCCCATAAATATTACCCATATAGTCTCAGTTTTATTCTAGTAGCCGACATTGCTTTTTATATTTATCCTACTATTTCGCAAATGGATATAAATAACCGTCGGATAATTACTAGCATATACCTGTGATTATTTCATCTATATTGAAATTATCCGTAAAGGCGCCATAAGCCACCTATGTCTCTAATTCGATAACCCACGCGGTAACCATCCTTCTTTGCCGGTAAATGTCTCAGGTACATACTCATCATGGGTAGCAGTGGTATCGTAAATAGTGCCTCGAAAATTAGGTCTGATTTTGTTTGAATCCATTTTTCACCATAATTTTATATGTTGTTATTCACTACTCCTCATATATGAGAGATACTACGTTGACCCTTGTGGGGGTTGCCATAGGAATATTTCTGGGTGTTGGGGCAGTTACGTTTCTCCTAGACTTACTGGCTGGTTCTGTGGAGCTTATATCGATGCTCAGTTCTGGGGCAGGATTGGTGCTATTGATCGCAATAGCGGCATTTTTAATCATTAAAATTCGAGTGATAAATAGTTTGATCAGTGGAGCGATCATCGGCATCGTGCTGAACATACTGGCTAAGGCGATCCTAGGAGAAGACATTGCAACCCTGATAATTTCCCAGTTTGGGCTCTGATATGCAACTGAATATCATCGTTCCAGTTTCGTTGCATGAGCCACTTTATGTTATAAAAAAGTCCTTAGAGTCTTTGTCAAGGTTGGATCGAGACTCTATAGAGGTATGCATAACCTATGTCATCGACTCCCTTGGTGATGACCACCGCGTTAGATACTTACAAGATCAGTCTGTCGATGTGATCGCCAGAAAGCCTAGGGGGAGAAAGGCGGGTGCGATCAACGATGTCTTGGACATCATCACGGCGGATTACATTGCATTTTTCGATGTCGATAGTCGTCCAGACAAAAATTTTCTGGTTGAGTGCGTCAGGGCACTAGAAAAAGAATGTGCTGTCATTGCTAGCGCTCCTAGATATGTTACTAATCCAGATGCCAGCATAATATCAAGGGTCGTATCAGCCGAATATATTCTAATAGCAGACCTATATCGACTTCTTGATCGAATGGATGGATTTATGCAGTTTAATGGATTGATCGGCGTTCTCGATGCAAGAATCTTCGATAGGATAAGATTGGATGAAACTGCGATCTGCGAGGATGCTGATCTTATGCAGCAAATCTATCTGGAGGGCAATATAGCAGTTCTTGCTAATACGCGTGTAGGCGAGCAAGCTCCCATGACTTTAATGAACCTCTTTAACCAGAGGGTCAGGTGGATATCTGGAGCCTGTGAAGGGCTGAAATATTTTAGTGGATTCTACAGAGCAAAAATTCCATGGAGCAGGAAAATCACATGGTTTTCTGCGATGACTATCTCATTTTTCACGTTCATAGCCAGTCCACTCGTGCCGTCTTATAGCATGCGATTGTGGCGTTCTTCTAATGGCATAGGGGATTTCACCCTCAAATTAATGGGGCTTGTCGTAGATGCATGGATGATATGGCTATGTGCTCTGGTGGCTTTATCCAAGAAATTGCTTCGCAGACAGATCGAATGGAAAGAAACGGTCAGATATACGGTTTGAAAATGGGCAGTCTGAAAAGATGGTTTTCAATAGCGATTGACATTACTATGTGCCCAACTCCCTTGCTTACGACATTCATTGTGAACGGTTAACTCTCTCATGCTTAATGTAAATTCTAAGTGATGCGTTGTATTTATAAGAAAGACACGTCGATATGAGGGCATCAAGCCTTTGACATCTCAACTCTAAACATAAGCATCCAATCTTGAATTCTCATCGGATATAGTTAGTTAGGGTTATATGTTTTTACCATCTTTTGCGAAACAAGCCATCTTGACAGTTATAACTCCTTCATCAATTCTTGGGATGTTCATAATGTAATGGTTTGGATGGCCATTATTCGTATCCAGTATATCATATATCACCACATATCGCATGAATCTCGTATTCGGTGTGGTCTTTAGTTTAAGCTTACCAAAAGACCTGCAATTTGTTTATGAAAGGAGAAAACCTAAGCTAATGCGCTAACTATTGCGTCTCCGAACATCTTGGCGCTCTGTGGGCCATCAGCTGTGATCAGGTTACCATCAGTGACCACTGACTCGGAAACGTATTGGGCTCCACCGCTCTCGATTTGAGAGATTCCAGAGGGAAATACGGTGACCCTTTTCCCCTCCAACACCCCTGCTTTTGCTAATACGATCGGTCCGAGGCAAATTGCCGCCAATATCTTTTTTTGCTCATTTGCCTCTCTGAGGATCTGGAGGACCTTATCATATTGGCTCAGCACAGGAGTGCCTGCACCACCCACTACAACCACTGCATCAAACTCCTCTGCATTAAGCTCGTCGATGATAAGATCTGGTTTGACCATGGCGCCGAACATGCCAATGCATGTTTCGCTAGTAACGCTCGTGACTACTACTTCAAATCCAACCTTTTTGAGGATATCTTTCGGCTCCAATAACTCTTCATCCCTAAAATTTTTTGGAGATATGATCATTAGTATCCTTCGCATCGTTCTCACCGATAAAATAAATAATGAGAACAGCATGCCTTAAAATTTTGTGGAACAGATTAATGGGGCATATTAATATATATACTTGGGATGGACTCTTAAGCAACGTATGGATGACCTAGTTACTGTTAACGTCAAAGGCGTTTATATGGTGAACACTCCAGCGGGACCCACGCCATTGGTTCTGTTATGTGATGGAGACAGGGCGCTTCCAATATATGTTGGAATAGCTGAGGCAATCTCTATAGGATCCATTTTGAACCATGAAATCACGCCCAGGCCTATGACTCACGATCTAGTCATTTCGCTTTTGGAGTGTTTGGATGTTCAAATCAAATGGGTATTAATTGATAACCTAGATGACGGCGTCTATTATGCTCGGCTGATAATCCAGAAGGATGGTCTACAAAGAGAGTTGGATGCTAGGCCAAGCGATTGCATTGCACTGGCATTAAGGGCGAATGCAGAGGTTTTGGTAAGAAAGAGCGTAATCACAAAAGCCGCATTAGATAAAAACGAGATAGAAGATATCATATATCTAGACTAGAATCTAGACTAAATCTATGATCCTTCAAAAGATGTTCCTTCATTTATCACATCCTCTTTGACATCTCCCCCTGGTCTTATGACGACCTCTGGCCATATCCGAACATCTGAATGAATGGTAACTCTGTCTGGAATTATGACTCTGGGACCTATGATGACACCGCTTTCCAATATACAATCCTCGCCTATGACGGTATTTTTGTCTATTATCGCGCCAGAGGCGAATGACCTTTTTCCAATTTGAACTCCATCATATATGTATGAGGATGCGATCTTTGAACTATCTCCAATTAAGCAGTTCCTTCCGATGGAGGTATACGAACCAACTGAGACATTATCCCCGATCTTTGTGTTCTCTCCTATTACCACATGGTCTGCTATAGAGGAGTTATATCCAAGTGTGATTCTATTTTCAAATACCATCGGACCTTTTAGCCTTGCATTTTTGCTGTATAGGTGCCCATCAATTTCCGTCGACAAATTATCCAGTTTCCATCTTGTTGCAACCCTGTACTCGATTGGATCTCCAATGTCTGTCCAGTATCCTTTTACCAACCAACCATATATGGGTTCGTTTTCCTGTAGTAAACTTGGAAAAAGATCATTTGCAAAATCGTATCGTCTCCTAGGAATCCATTCCAGTAATTCTGGATTGCACACATAGATTCCAGTATTCGCTATGTTGCTAAAAGTTTGCTCTGGTGCTGGTTTTTCGATAAATCTTTTAATCTTGTTGTCCACGCTCATATCCGCAATGCCGTACTTTTGCGGGTCCTCTACTGGGAGAAGGCCTATTGTAACCATTCCATCATGCTCTTCATGGAATCGATACATCTCTCTAAGACTGAAATCGAGAATATGATCCCCGCCTACAACCAAGAATGGTGCATCCTTCAAATAAGTTTCAGCATTCTTAACGCTGCCTGCTGTTCCAAGTCTCTCCTTTTCGTATACGTAATTTACTCTAACGCCGAAAGTCGATCCATCTTTGATGTATTCTTCAATTTTATTTCCGAGATACCCTAAGGTCAAAACTATATCATCGAAGCCATTAGTGGATAAATGCTCTATCAAATATCCTATCGATGGTTTATTCAAAATCGGGATGCACGGCTTTGGTCTTTCGAATGTGAGGGGTCTCATCCTGGTTCCCATACCTCCGCACATGATGCATGCCTTCATTCAAATACCTCAGTTATAATTTCCCATATAACTTATAACCCTTTCACCTTATGCGATCTCAAAAAATCGTTGACGTTTTCCAGCGTGCTGTAAGTGGACCAACCAATGCCTTCGATGCTTAGGGCAGCTGTGGCATTCGCAAATATTGCGCACTCGATGAGCTCCTTCCCACTTAGATATGCAATCACAAATCCGGCATCAAAAGCATCTCCCGCTCCTGTAGTATCAACGGTATTAACGTCAAATGCTGCTAACCTCTTTGCCTTTTTTCCATCTGAGACCATGCTCCCCATCTCTCCCATTTTCAAGGCTATGACCTTTATGCCCAGTTTGAGGAGCTTTTCTATAATTTGATGTGGCTCCCTCTTACCTGTTATTCTTCTGGCTTCATCGAGGTTTGAAAAAAAGATATCCATGTTTGGCAGTATATCTTTGAGTTGCCTTAGTTTTTCCGGACCCCATCCAAATGGATCCCAACCGGGATCAATCGATTTCAAACCATCTACCGAGCTGATGATCTTTCCGTAATCGTGTTGAAGTGCTTCAAGTAAGAAAAATGAGGGTAAATGCACTAAATCGACTTTAAGCTTCTTGCAATCCACATCGCTCACCGAAAAGGTGGCGTTTGTGCCCCTGTGTGTTATGAAGCTGCGCTCTGAACCTTGAACTATTGCCACCGTAGAACCAGTTTTTTCGTTTGAATCTGACAGCGATACGTTGGAGACATCAACTCTGTTTTCCTCTAATGTTGCACGTATATGCCTTCCAAACAAATCGTCACCCAACTTCCCGAAGAGTTTGACCTCAGCCCCTAGTTTGGTGCATGCAAAGGCGAAGTTCGCTGCACATCCTCCACAGTGAATTTCAAAATCATTCGTGATAACTTGTTTTCCTTTCTTGGGGAGGCATTTTACAGAAGCGATCAAATCTACGTTTACATCCCCGATTGCTGCAATCTTCATCATCTAGCCCCAGGGCACGACCTTCAGGATTTTTATATCGCCCGGTTCGACGCACTCATCTAGTGGCATTACCTGTTGATCTCTATACACGATAGCAGTCTCTGGGTTAATCCCCAGATCGATAAGCAGGCTTTCATAGTCCCCACCCTCTGGGACTTCTG containing:
- a CDS encoding phosphatidylinositol-specific phospholipase C domain-containing protein; this encodes MGRNATINIANETGYALSYVSHNIEHGKFNEDPPSNIGVGETKTFKVGNKTGAKIGPKGSVTYRLNLTSEISVDLVFYWDHPFGHTSSSYEMGSIPDWFSSYYLDPSNPTGHDQTVTFHTRLNDYGFDPKNWMSNLQGSTNLRKIVIPGSHDSGTYEITPSSYLCLDADNQILVFASNVGIASQWAKAQSNSILSQLNSGRRYFDIRISDGYYSGLVIKDLSINNVVGSPIVCHSVGVTPPSSILDDIKQFISSNPKEIIILNFQHFYHKQEDATDFYNDLITQIKSKLGSKIIERSTFGEKIENLTLQRLWDNGSQVLILFDKDHKVEKTLSPEDGTIFKDAYETIYNNETAIWSANDFMSNIWPKASSTDALKTKLKDIVSNEMPGTDKLFVLQGVVTPNNNMYLNAISGGLPKSLEELGNQVTPNVESWVVNDWVDKDLNIIMCDWVSNSIITQLCYLINKKRKLSPVAND
- a CDS encoding glycosyltransferase family 2 protein codes for the protein MQLNIIVPVSLHEPLYVIKKSLESLSRLDRDSIEVCITYVIDSLGDDHRVRYLQDQSVDVIARKPRGRKAGAINDVLDIITADYIAFFDVDSRPDKNFLVECVRALEKECAVIASAPRYVTNPDASIISRVVSAEYILIADLYRLLDRMDGFMQFNGLIGVLDARIFDRIRLDETAICEDADLMQQIYLEGNIAVLANTRVGEQAPMTLMNLFNQRVRWISGACEGLKYFSGFYRAKIPWSRKITWFSAMTISFFTFIASPLVPSYSMRLWRSSNGIGDFTLKLMGLVVDAWMIWLCALVALSKKLLRRQIEWKETVRYTV
- a CDS encoding DJ-1/PfpI family protein translates to MRRILMIISPKNFRDEELLEPKDILKKVGFEVVVTSVTSETCIGMFGAMVKPDLIIDELNAEEFDAVVVVGGAGTPVLSQYDKVLQILREANEQKKILAAICLGPIVLAKAGVLEGKRVTVFPSGISQIESGGAQYVSESVVTDGNLITADGPQSAKMFGDAIVSALA
- a CDS encoding bifunctional nuclease family protein; its protein translation is MDDLVTVNVKGVYMVNTPAGPTPLVLLCDGDRALPIYVGIAEAISIGSILNHEITPRPMTHDLVISLLECLDVQIKWVLIDNLDDGVYYARLIIQKDGLQRELDARPSDCIALALRANAEVLVRKSVITKAALDKNEIEDIIYLD
- a CDS encoding NDP-sugar synthase, which translates into the protein MKACIMCGGMGTRMRPLTFERPKPCIPILNKPSIGYLIEHLSTNGFDDIVLTLGYLGNKIEEYIKDGSTFGVRVNYVYEKERLGTAGSVKNAETYLKDAPFLVVGGDHILDFSLREMYRFHEEHDGMVTIGLLPVEDPQKYGIADMSVDNKIKRFIEKPAPEQTFSNIANTGIYVCNPELLEWIPRRRYDFANDLFPSLLQENEPIYGWLVKGYWTDIGDPIEYRVATRWKLDNLSTEIDGHLYSKNARLKGPMVFENRITLGYNSSIADHVVIGENTKIGDNVSVGSYTSIGRNCLIGDSSKIASSYIYDGVQIGKRSFASGAIIDKNTVIGEDCILESGVIIGPRVIIPDRVTIHSDVRIWPEVVIRPGGDVKEDVINEGTSFEGS
- a CDS encoding carbohydrate kinase family protein, translating into MKIAAIGDVNVDLIASVKCLPKKGKQVITNDFEIHCGGCAANFAFACTKLGAEVKLFGKLGDDLFGRHIRATLEENRVDVSNVSLSDSNEKTGSTVAIVQGSERSFITHRGTNATFSVSDVDCKKLKVDLVHLPSFFLLEALQHDYGKIISSVDGLKSIDPGWDPFGWGPEKLRQLKDILPNMDIFFSNLDEARRITGKREPHQIIEKLLKLGIKVIALKMGEMGSMVSDGKKAKRLAAFDVNTVDTTGAGDAFDAGFVIAYLSGKELIECAIFANATAALSIEGIGWSTYSTLENVNDFLRSHKVKGL